From a single Intestinibaculum porci genomic region:
- a CDS encoding PTS sugar transporter subunit IIB — translation MKIVLICSAGMSTSLLVNKMQKAATEQGIEADIAAYPEAEVTKVGGDADIILLGPQVRFELKKIRGLFPDKPVEVIDMKDYGMMNGKKVLADTLKRLNG, via the coding sequence ATGAAAATCGTATTAATTTGTTCAGCAGGGATGTCTACCAGCTTACTCGTCAATAAAATGCAGAAAGCAGCGACTGAACAGGGGATCGAAGCGGATATCGCAGCTTACCCAGAAGCTGAAGTGACAAAAGTTGGCGGCGATGCAGATATTATCTTATTAGGCCCACAGGTTCGTTTTGAATTAAAGAAAATCAGAGGCTTATTCCCTGATAAACCAGTAGAAGTCATCGATATGAAAGACTATGGGATGATGAATGGTAAGAAAGTATTAGCGGATACGCTTAAACGTTTAAATGGTTAA
- a CDS encoding dihydroorotase: MLLIKKGRVIDPANKRDEIADVLIDDGKITAIEKEIPATKDMQVIEAKDYIVAPGLIDNHVHFRDPGLTYKEDLETGANAAKAGGFTSVVCMANTSPVVDNVATLKDILKRSQALPIHVYQCATVTKGMQGKELADLAALKEAGAIGFTDDGVAIQNERVMLEAMKVAQALDMPISLHEEDRELMDFAGVNAGKVADALGLKGATHLAEETLTARDSLFAKETHCRIDIQHLSSGTAVDIIRFMKSLGADVWGEVTPQHLFLTEEAVLKKGALAKVNPPLRTEEDRQKLIAGLCDGTIDMIVTDHAPHAEYEKDKGIKNGAPSGMIGLETSLAIAMTALVKTGYMTISALLEKMTINPARYYKMDAGTLTLGKAADLVIFDPKEEWTITLDDFYGKSKNSPFVGTKVLGRVKYTICDGQIVFTQKK; this comes from the coding sequence ATGTTACTCATTAAAAAAGGACGCGTCATCGATCCCGCTAACAAGCGCGATGAAATCGCCGATGTGTTAATCGATGACGGGAAGATTACCGCTATTGAAAAAGAGATTCCAGCAACGAAGGACATGCAGGTGATTGAGGCCAAGGATTACATTGTGGCACCTGGTCTCATTGATAACCATGTTCATTTCCGTGATCCTGGCTTAACTTATAAGGAAGATTTAGAAACCGGCGCGAACGCGGCCAAAGCTGGCGGCTTTACCAGCGTGGTCTGCATGGCTAATACCAGCCCGGTTGTCGACAATGTGGCGACGCTCAAAGATATTTTAAAGCGTAGCCAAGCATTACCGATTCATGTCTATCAGTGTGCCACGGTCACAAAAGGCATGCAGGGGAAAGAATTAGCTGATTTAGCGGCTTTAAAGGAAGCTGGGGCGATCGGCTTTACTGATGATGGCGTTGCTATTCAAAATGAACGGGTGATGTTAGAAGCAATGAAAGTAGCGCAGGCTTTAGATATGCCCATCTCATTACATGAAGAAGATCGTGAACTGATGGATTTTGCGGGTGTGAACGCTGGCAAAGTTGCCGATGCTTTAGGCCTTAAAGGAGCGACGCATTTAGCGGAGGAAACCTTAACGGCGCGCGATAGTCTTTTTGCGAAAGAAACGCACTGCCGTATTGATATCCAGCATTTATCATCTGGCACAGCGGTCGATATTATTCGCTTTATGAAAAGTTTAGGCGCTGATGTCTGGGGCGAAGTCACCCCGCAGCATCTCTTCTTAACCGAAGAAGCGGTCTTAAAGAAGGGGGCTTTAGCGAAAGTCAATCCGCCGCTGCGCACGGAGGAAGATCGCCAGAAGCTGATTGCCGGCTTATGTGATGGCACAATTGATATGATCGTCACCGATCATGCGCCGCATGCTGAATATGAAAAAGATAAAGGTATTAAAAACGGGGCACCTTCCGGGATGATTGGTTTGGAAACATCCTTAGCGATTGCCATGACCGCATTGGTTAAAACAGGCTATATGACGATTTCGGCGTTATTAGAGAAGATGACCATTAACCCAGCACGCTATTATAAGATGGATGCCGGCACTTTAACACTTGGCAAGGCGGCTGATCTGGTCATCTTTGATCCCAAAGAAGAATGGACCATTACTTTAGATGATTTTTATGGCAAGTCAAAGAATTCACCATTTGTCGGGACAAAAGTTTTAGGACGGGTGAAATATACGATTTGTGATGGTCAAATTGTCTTTACACAGAAAAAATAG
- a CDS encoding AEC family transporter — MSNLIFSLNATVPVFLLMVLGYFLHAIGWIDDDFAKKMNTFVFRIPLPVLLYEQLGTTNFVKAWDTKFVLFCSFATLCSILLVSLLSLFIKERALRGEFIQASYRSSAAILGMAYIANIYGSSAMGPLMIIGAVPLYNIMAVVVLSLTDPENARLDQETLKKTLKGICTNPIIIGIIAGLLWSLLHLPMPQFYDNFLSRVGQTATPLGLLAMGASIDFKKVGGQLKNAIIAAFFKLIGLECLFLPLAIALGFRDAKLVAILIMLGSATTVSCFVMAKSMHHEGVLTSNTVVLTTVLSSFTLTFWIYLMRSLHLI, encoded by the coding sequence ATGTCAAATCTGATATTTAGTTTAAATGCGACGGTGCCCGTCTTCTTACTGATGGTCTTAGGGTATTTTTTACATGCCATTGGCTGGATTGATGATGATTTTGCGAAGAAAATGAATACTTTTGTTTTCCGTATTCCATTACCAGTCCTGCTTTATGAGCAGCTTGGCACCACAAACTTTGTGAAAGCTTGGGATACTAAGTTTGTTTTATTCTGCTCTTTTGCGACCTTATGTTCTATTTTGCTTGTCTCCTTATTATCTCTATTCATAAAAGAAAGAGCGCTGCGCGGGGAGTTTATTCAGGCTTCTTACCGCTCTTCGGCGGCTATTTTAGGAATGGCTTATATTGCGAATATTTATGGCTCTTCCGCGATGGGGCCATTAATGATTATCGGTGCGGTCCCGCTTTATAACATTATGGCGGTCGTTGTCTTATCCTTAACGGATCCTGAAAATGCCCGTTTGGATCAGGAAACACTTAAGAAAACTTTAAAAGGGATTTGTACAAATCCGATTATTATTGGCATTATCGCTGGTTTACTTTGGAGCTTACTGCATTTACCAATGCCGCAGTTTTATGATAACTTCTTAAGCCGCGTCGGCCAGACGGCGACGCCGCTTGGCTTACTGGCGATGGGGGCAAGCATTGACTTTAAGAAAGTCGGCGGGCAGTTAAAGAATGCTATCATCGCAGCCTTTTTCAAGCTTATTGGCTTAGAATGTCTGTTTTTGCCTTTAGCGATCGCCTTAGGCTTTAGAGATGCAAAGCTTGTGGCGATATTGATTATGCTTGGTTCAGCGACGACCGTTTCCTGCTTTGTCATGGCCAAATCGATGCATCATGAAGGCGTCTTAACGAGTAATACGGTTGTTTTAACGACAGTCTTAAGCTCCTTTACATTAACCTTCTGGATTTATCTGATGCGCTCTCTGCATTTGATTTAA
- a CDS encoding phage tail tip lysozyme has protein sequence MKKKQMKFIVSLLTMVLCITALSLKPWHVKALSVSEDEVYNLLTGTYGFSSAQASGIMASIRAESDFIVNAEDRGGSFGLMQWTGNRKAALYSYASEHGMDVNTTSTQLAYMYYELQSSEKTAYNQLIGCDNTSDGAYNAGYRFCYYYERPKNKESRSTKRAAMARDTYFASYANGQNAAGTIEAPAATDPTTSEQTQSSAPVTNTKVTSKKKAKFKRGAYKLKMTMSVRAKASNKGRVVGYLSKGKRIYVKSVKNVKWGKITYRGKSSYVSLNYAKKL, from the coding sequence ATGAAGAAAAAACAGATGAAATTTATCGTATCTTTACTGACAATGGTCTTATGTATCACAGCATTGTCATTGAAACCATGGCACGTCAAAGCATTAAGCGTTAGTGAAGATGAGGTGTACAATCTGTTGACCGGGACTTATGGCTTTTCTAGTGCGCAGGCAAGCGGTATTATGGCGAGTATTCGCGCCGAATCAGACTTTATTGTCAATGCAGAAGATCGCGGCGGCAGTTTTGGCCTCATGCAGTGGACCGGTAATCGTAAAGCAGCCCTTTATAGTTATGCGAGTGAACATGGCATGGATGTCAATACCACATCGACTCAGCTTGCTTATATGTACTACGAGCTGCAAAGCAGTGAGAAAACGGCTTATAATCAGCTGATTGGCTGTGACAATACGAGCGATGGGGCTTATAATGCCGGCTATCGTTTCTGTTATTACTATGAGCGGCCAAAAAATAAGGAAAGCCGTTCAACTAAGCGGGCTGCCATGGCGCGTGATACCTATTTTGCGTCCTATGCGAATGGGCAAAATGCAGCTGGAACTATTGAGGCCCCAGCCGCAACTGATCCAACGACAAGTGAGCAGACACAAAGCAGTGCGCCGGTGACAAATACCAAGGTGACAAGTAAGAAGAAAGCGAAGTTTAAACGCGGCGCTTATAAATTAAAAATGACGATGAGCGTGCGCGCCAAAGCCAGCAATAAAGGACGGGTCGTGGGTTACTTATCAAAAGGCAAACGCATCTATGTTAAGTCAGTGAAAAACGTCAAATGGGGTAAAATTACTTATCGCGGCAAGAGCTCATATGTTTCTCTTAACTATGCTAAGAAATTATAG
- a CDS encoding amino acid ABC transporter ATP-binding protein: MNILDLSHIKKSFGQNDVLKDISFKVDEGEVVSIIGPSGSGKSTLLRIATFLETMDDGSLSYLGHPYVTSQNGQAVYADKKALHQAMSNFGLVFQNFNLFPHFNVLENITDAPIRIQKRNKEEVYAQARELLSKMGLSDKEKAYPSQLSGGQQQRVSIARALALKPKILFFDEPTSALDPELTLEILKVIKELAAEKMTMVIVTHEMTFARDVSTRIVFMDQGVIVEETSPEKMFSSTNERTKAFLGKYHVK, encoded by the coding sequence ATGAATATTTTAGATTTATCACATATTAAAAAGAGTTTTGGTCAAAATGACGTCCTCAAAGATATTAGCTTTAAAGTCGATGAAGGGGAAGTTGTCTCTATCATTGGGCCTTCAGGATCTGGAAAATCAACGTTATTACGTATTGCGACGTTCTTAGAAACAATGGATGATGGTTCTTTATCGTATTTAGGTCATCCCTATGTCACATCGCAAAACGGTCAGGCCGTTTACGCTGATAAAAAAGCACTGCATCAGGCAATGTCAAACTTTGGCTTAGTCTTCCAGAACTTCAATTTATTCCCGCATTTCAATGTTTTAGAAAATATTACTGATGCGCCGATTCGCATCCAGAAACGAAATAAAGAAGAAGTATATGCGCAGGCGCGTGAACTGTTATCTAAGATGGGGTTAAGTGATAAGGAAAAAGCTTATCCTTCCCAGTTATCCGGCGGCCAGCAGCAGCGGGTGTCGATTGCCCGCGCCTTAGCCCTTAAGCCAAAGATTTTATTCTTTGATGAACCAACCAGTGCTTTAGATCCTGAGTTAACTTTAGAAATTCTGAAGGTTATTAAGGAATTAGCAGCGGAAAAGATGACCATGGTGATCGTCACCCATGAAATGACTTTTGCCCGTGATGTATCAACCCGCATTGTCTTTATGGATCAGGGCGTGATTGTGGAAGAAACCAGCCCGGAAAAGATGTTTAGCTCGACCAATGAACGTACCAAAGCCTTCCTTGGTAAATATCATGTCAAGTAA
- a CDS encoding cupin domain-containing protein, translating into MPFVRHQQQPIVLEHFQGGEGEMLRENILNTNEEMYDKGRVFAKMTLKKGCEVGRHTHHGDSETMYILKGHGKYLIDGQFVDVGPGDTLYCGAEEEHMLRNENDEPLEFIALVLFK; encoded by the coding sequence ATGCCATTTGTAAGACATCAGCAGCAACCGATTGTACTGGAACATTTCCAGGGCGGTGAAGGTGAAATGTTAAGAGAAAATATCTTAAATACCAATGAAGAAATGTATGATAAGGGGCGTGTATTTGCGAAAATGACCCTCAAGAAAGGCTGTGAAGTCGGCCGTCATACGCATCATGGTGACAGTGAAACGATGTATATCTTAAAAGGTCATGGAAAATATCTGATCGATGGTCAGTTTGTCGACGTGGGCCCTGGTGATACCCTTTACTGCGGCGCTGAAGAAGAACATATGCTGAGAAACGAAAATGATGAACCATTAGAATTCATCGCTTTAGTTTTATTTAAATAA
- a CDS encoding transcription repressor NadR yields MKSADRRALLLKQLSDCQMPLSGSELAHQFQVSRQVIVNDIALLRAQGQPIISTNKGYLMMQKHTCSRIFKERHDNAHTRAEYELIVDHGGTIKNIFVYHRTYGIVKADLNLSNRFEIDQYLKSYEGSVSSPLENITNGYHYHEVEASSEEVLETIGKALDEAGFLAPLSAYEPVDF; encoded by the coding sequence ATGAAAAGTGCAGATCGTCGCGCCTTATTATTAAAACAGTTAAGCGATTGTCAAATGCCCCTTTCAGGCAGTGAATTGGCGCATCAGTTTCAGGTCTCACGGCAGGTCATTGTCAATGATATTGCCCTTTTAAGAGCGCAAGGTCAGCCGATTATTTCAACGAATAAAGGCTATCTGATGATGCAAAAACATACCTGCAGCCGGATCTTTAAAGAGCGTCATGATAACGCGCACACCCGCGCGGAATACGAACTGATTGTCGATCATGGCGGAACAATCAAAAATATCTTTGTCTATCATCGCACTTATGGCATCGTTAAAGCTGATCTGAATCTCAGCAATCGCTTTGAAATCGATCAGTATCTAAAATCCTATGAAGGTTCTGTTTCTTCACCGCTTGAAAATATTACCAATGGCTATCATTACCATGAAGTCGAAGCGAGCAGTGAAGAGGTTTTAGAGACGATAGGCAAAGCTTTAGATGAAGCGGGTTTCTTAGCACCGCTCTCAGCTTATGAACCGGTAGATTTCTGA
- a CDS encoding ABC transporter permease subunit (The N-terminal region of this protein, as described by TIGR01726, is a three transmembrane segment that identifies a subfamily of ABC transporter permease subunits, which specificities that include histidine, arginine, glutamine, glutamate, L-cystine (sic), the opines (in Agrobacterium) octopine and nopaline, etc.), translated as MKRFMKLSLCLIVALSCIGLIPSSHAQGKKTLTVGFDQNFPPFGYVNKGKYVGFDIDLAREAAKRMGYKLKLQPIDWDSKDMELDSGTIDCIWNGFTMTGREKQYTWSKPYLNNRQVVVVKKASDIKSLKDLKGKIVSCQKESSTESALNSAKHKALTSSFKQLLKVSDYNTGLMDLTSGGVDALCMDEFVAKFQIKDKTDTYRILKQTLSSEKYAIGFKKGNTALRDKVQKQMDAMIKDGTFASLEKKWFGDSGEGEAEKTAATSSLLSDLKDLGSGMLTTLQIFILTLLFSLPLGLVIALGRMSKNGLLRNIVKVYISIMRGTPLMLQLLVVYFGPYYMFGVDVTSAYRGIAVIIAFVLNYAAYFAEIYRSGIASMPKGQYEAARVLGYNSVQTFFIIIMPQVWKRILPSITNEVITLVKDTSLAFSIAYAEMFTQAKALAANERSMMPFVAAAIFYYVFNFIVAALMDYCEKRMSYYD; from the coding sequence GTGAAACGATTTATGAAATTAAGCCTCTGTTTGATCGTGGCTTTATCCTGTATTGGGCTGATTCCTAGCAGTCATGCCCAAGGGAAAAAGACGTTAACGGTAGGCTTTGATCAAAACTTCCCGCCATTTGGCTATGTCAATAAGGGAAAATATGTTGGTTTTGATATTGACTTAGCCCGTGAGGCGGCGAAGCGTATGGGTTATAAGCTTAAACTGCAGCCGATCGACTGGGATTCGAAAGATATGGAATTGGATTCGGGAACCATTGACTGTATCTGGAATGGTTTTACCATGACTGGTCGTGAAAAGCAGTATACCTGGTCGAAACCATATTTGAATAATCGCCAGGTGGTGGTTGTGAAGAAAGCTTCAGACATTAAGTCATTAAAGGATTTAAAAGGCAAAATTGTCTCTTGCCAGAAGGAATCTTCTACCGAAAGTGCTTTAAACAGTGCCAAACATAAGGCCCTCACAAGCAGTTTTAAACAGTTATTAAAAGTTTCTGACTATAACACTGGGTTAATGGATTTAACCAGCGGCGGGGTCGATGCTTTATGTATGGATGAATTCGTCGCCAAATTCCAGATCAAGGATAAGACGGATACGTATCGTATTTTAAAACAGACCTTATCTTCGGAAAAATACGCCATCGGTTTCAAAAAAGGCAACACTGCTTTACGCGACAAAGTTCAGAAACAGATGGATGCGATGATCAAAGATGGCACGTTTGCCTCTTTAGAAAAGAAATGGTTTGGTGATAGCGGGGAAGGCGAAGCCGAGAAAACGGCTGCGACATCTTCTTTATTATCAGATTTAAAAGATTTAGGCAGCGGGATGTTAACAACCCTCCAGATCTTTATTTTAACATTGTTATTCTCTTTACCATTAGGTTTAGTGATCGCTTTAGGTCGTATGTCGAAAAATGGTCTTTTACGTAATATTGTGAAAGTTTATATTTCAATCATGCGTGGAACACCACTGATGTTACAGTTATTAGTCGTTTACTTTGGCCCTTACTATATGTTTGGCGTTGATGTGACGAGTGCTTATCGCGGGATTGCCGTGATCATTGCCTTCGTCTTAAACTACGCAGCTTATTTTGCGGAAATCTATCGTTCCGGCATTGCGTCAATGCCTAAAGGACAGTATGAAGCTGCTCGCGTGCTTGGCTATAACAGTGTTCAGACTTTCTTTATTATCATTATGCCGCAGGTATGGAAACGCATCTTGCCATCAATTACAAACGAAGTCATTACCTTAGTCAAAGATACGTCATTAGCATTCTCCATCGCTTATGCAGAAATGTTTACGCAGGCTAAAGCTTTAGCTGCCAATGAACGTTCGATGATGCCATTTGTGGCGGCGGCGATCTTCTACTATGTCTTCAACTTTATCGTGGCGGCATTAATGGATTACTGCGAAAAACGCATGAGTTATTATGATTAG
- a CDS encoding sucrose-6-phosphate hydrolase — protein MKQWTKEERYRVLHAPDEIIDLHRQIVKSPYRQHYHIQPITGLLNDPNGFVYHNGYWHLFYQWCPWGAVHGLKYWYEVQSEDLIHWINMGVGIKPDHDFDNKGAYSGSALVTEQSIYLYYTGNHRDENWQRTPYTCLVNMRDDGSLHKYSKPLFGPSPNYTEHQRDPKIIYHKENETYYIMLGAQSRDHHGRIIFYKSKTFNKDYEFAGELKVEGYEDFGDMWECPSIEHIGDVDVLIFCPQHLKLKDRGNSIHHNGYLIGHMDYETLTFHHDGSFHVLDFGFDSYAAECCANIGDDNKAVLIAWMGLPDSSYPTDDEDWSGCLTMPRELTIQNRRLIQKPLKGFEDLRQEALPLATKTLPTACELDLHITGALDMQLCKSDDHDGLTIRYEPVHRTITIDRSHMHKRFNIEQGESRMRQLHQDLNHLRIFIDASSIEIYVNDGEALFTSRIFPTKDEHGLVIKGQVEGQIYALDRAVKDNFQF, from the coding sequence ATGAAACAATGGACAAAAGAAGAGCGTTATCGCGTTTTGCACGCCCCCGATGAAATCATTGATCTTCATCGGCAGATTGTCAAATCGCCTTATCGCCAGCACTATCATATTCAGCCGATTACCGGCTTGCTCAATGATCCCAATGGCTTTGTCTATCATAACGGCTATTGGCATCTCTTTTATCAATGGTGTCCCTGGGGTGCTGTACATGGACTCAAGTACTGGTATGAAGTCCAATCCGAAGATTTGATCCACTGGATCAATATGGGGGTCGGCATCAAACCTGATCATGATTTTGATAATAAAGGTGCTTATTCCGGCTCGGCCTTAGTCACTGAGCAATCGATCTATCTTTACTATACCGGCAATCACCGTGATGAAAACTGGCAAAGAACCCCTTATACCTGCCTTGTTAACATGCGTGATGACGGCAGTCTGCATAAGTATTCAAAACCATTATTTGGCCCATCGCCAAACTATACCGAACATCAGCGTGATCCGAAAATCATCTATCATAAAGAAAATGAAACCTATTATATTATGTTAGGCGCACAAAGCCGCGATCATCATGGCCGGATTATTTTTTATAAATCCAAGACCTTTAATAAAGATTATGAATTTGCCGGCGAACTCAAAGTTGAAGGTTATGAAGATTTTGGCGACATGTGGGAATGTCCATCGATTGAACATATCGGTGATGTCGATGTCCTCATTTTCTGTCCGCAGCACCTTAAGCTGAAAGATCGCGGGAATAGTATTCATCATAACGGCTATCTGATTGGTCATATGGATTATGAAACCCTCACCTTCCATCATGATGGCTCATTCCATGTCTTAGACTTCGGTTTTGATTCCTACGCTGCCGAATGCTGCGCAAATATCGGTGATGACAATAAAGCCGTCCTCATTGCCTGGATGGGCTTACCAGATTCCTCTTATCCAACTGATGATGAAGACTGGTCCGGCTGCCTGACGATGCCGCGCGAACTCACGATTCAAAATCGCCGTCTGATTCAAAAGCCGCTTAAAGGCTTTGAAGACTTACGTCAAGAAGCGCTGCCATTAGCGACGAAAACCCTGCCAACAGCCTGCGAATTAGATTTACATATTACCGGGGCTTTAGATATGCAGCTATGCAAAAGTGACGATCATGATGGCTTAACGATTCGCTATGAACCTGTTCACCGCACGATTACGATTGATCGCAGCCATATGCATAAACGTTTTAACATCGAGCAAGGGGAAAGCCGCATGCGTCAGTTGCATCAGGATTTAAATCATTTACGCATCTTTATCGATGCTTCATCGATTGAAATTTATGTCAATGACGGTGAAGCCCTCTTCACCAGTCGCATTTTCCCAACAAAAGATGAACATGGCTTAGTGATCAAAGGTCAAGTGGAAGGCCAGATTTATGCCTTAGATCGTGCCGTTAAAGACAATTTCCAATTTTAA
- the nadC gene encoding carboxylating nicotinate-nucleotide diphosphorylase: MFDQNTLRLNVDHYLLSALREDITQEDVSTNAVMPEACNGVVDLIAKEDGIICGLQIFERVFTLLDPATKAEMYVKDGDEVQTGALLAKVYGDIRTLLSGERVALNYLQRMSGVATYTHQVAALLEGTKIQLLDTRKTTPNNRIFEKYAVKVGGGHNHRYNLSDGVMLKDNHIGAAGSITKAVAMARAYAPFVRKIEVEVENIAMVKEALEAKADIIMLDNMDHDTMKEAISLINHQAEIEISGNVTKANIEKIKDLDVDYISSGALTHSAPILDLSLKHLHSL; the protein is encoded by the coding sequence ATGTTTGATCAGAATACTTTACGACTTAATGTCGATCATTATTTATTATCAGCCTTGAGAGAAGATATCACCCAGGAAGATGTATCGACCAATGCGGTGATGCCAGAAGCCTGTAATGGCGTTGTCGACTTGATTGCGAAAGAAGATGGCATCATCTGCGGCCTGCAGATATTTGAACGGGTATTCACTTTATTAGATCCCGCCACCAAAGCTGAAATGTATGTCAAAGATGGAGATGAAGTGCAAACAGGGGCGTTATTAGCCAAAGTGTATGGGGATATTCGCACCTTGTTATCAGGGGAAAGAGTCGCTTTAAACTATCTCCAGCGGATGTCTGGTGTCGCCACTTATACCCATCAGGTTGCGGCTCTATTAGAAGGCACAAAGATTCAGCTGCTTGATACGCGTAAAACCACACCGAATAACCGGATCTTTGAAAAATACGCGGTCAAAGTCGGGGGCGGACATAATCATCGTTATAACCTTTCTGATGGCGTGATGTTAAAGGATAATCACATTGGGGCGGCTGGCAGTATTACCAAAGCGGTCGCAATGGCAAGAGCTTATGCACCATTTGTCCGCAAGATTGAAGTCGAAGTGGAAAATATCGCGATGGTCAAAGAAGCTTTAGAAGCGAAGGCGGATATTATCATGTTGGATAATATGGATCATGATACGATGAAAGAAGCGATCAGCCTCATCAACCATCAGGCGGAAATTGAAATTTCCGGCAATGTCACGAAAGCTAATATTGAAAAGATCAAAGATCTGGATGTGGATTATATTTCAAGCGGGGCATTAACACATTCAGCGCCAATTCTTGATCTTTCCTTAAAACATCTCCATTCGCTATAA
- a CDS encoding MATE family efflux transporter, which produces MNEKEKKQYEQLVLKPIPPLIVSLAVPTTISMMVSMIYNLVDAYFVGKLGTSAAAAIGILVSVSAVFQAIGFMCGHGSGGRISMELGHGHKAHADAYASTGFFASLSLGIILAALGLLLITPLMYMLGSTDTILPYARTYGFYILLSAPALSASCTLNNIMRYEGKASLAMIGLVSGGVINMIGDPILMFGFHMGIAGAGLSTALSQWISFGILLYMFLAHKTITELSLKNFHPFSLDMAKIMGNGAPSLVRQTLNSVAAMALNIAANPYGDAAIAAMAIVGRIALFFGSIMTGIGQGLQPVSAYNYGAHKFKRVHQGVIFTFLLGEAVLGCFAVLGFIFDKQLIMLFRDDPKVVEIGTLALRLQCVALLFQSLTIIGNMTFQAIGQSLKATFLASLRTGVYYLPAIIILPHFFGLLGIQMSQTVADICAALTNLPFLLVFLKGLPDANEHVAIDDEYA; this is translated from the coding sequence ATGAATGAAAAGGAAAAGAAACAATATGAACAATTGGTTTTAAAACCAATTCCGCCACTGATTGTGTCGTTAGCCGTGCCAACGACCATTTCAATGATGGTTTCCATGATTTATAACTTAGTTGATGCTTATTTCGTGGGGAAATTAGGAACCTCCGCCGCGGCCGCTATCGGCATTCTGGTTTCCGTATCAGCTGTTTTTCAGGCTATCGGCTTTATGTGCGGTCATGGCTCGGGCGGGCGCATCAGTATGGAATTAGGTCATGGTCATAAAGCACATGCCGATGCTTATGCATCTACCGGCTTTTTTGCATCCTTGAGTTTAGGAATTATTTTAGCTGCCCTTGGGTTGCTGCTTATTACACCGCTCATGTATATGCTTGGCTCTACCGATACCATTTTACCTTATGCCCGCACCTACGGCTTCTATATTTTATTAAGTGCGCCAGCTTTATCAGCCAGCTGTACCCTCAACAATATCATGCGTTATGAAGGAAAGGCTTCTTTAGCGATGATCGGTTTGGTTTCTGGCGGTGTCATCAATATGATCGGTGACCCGATTCTGATGTTCGGCTTTCATATGGGTATTGCCGGAGCCGGGCTATCAACAGCGTTATCACAGTGGATCAGTTTTGGGATTCTCTTATACATGTTTTTAGCGCATAAGACGATTACTGAATTATCGCTTAAAAACTTCCATCCGTTCTCATTAGATATGGCCAAGATCATGGGCAATGGGGCACCTTCCTTAGTGCGTCAGACGCTCAATAGCGTCGCCGCCATGGCTTTAAATATTGCGGCGAATCCTTATGGCGATGCGGCTATTGCGGCGATGGCGATCGTCGGTCGTATTGCCTTATTTTTTGGTTCGATTATGACCGGAATTGGACAGGGTTTACAGCCGGTATCTGCTTATAACTATGGGGCTCATAAATTCAAACGTGTCCATCAGGGGGTCATCTTTACCTTCTTACTTGGCGAAGCAGTGTTAGGCTGCTTTGCAGTGTTAGGCTTTATCTTTGATAAGCAATTAATCATGCTTTTTAGAGATGATCCGAAGGTTGTTGAAATCGGCACTTTAGCGCTGCGGCTGCAGTGTGTGGCACTGCTTTTCCAGTCTTTAACGATTATTGGCAATATGACCTTCCAGGCCATTGGTCAGTCCTTAAAAGCAACCTTTTTAGCGAGTCTGCGTACTGGTGTTTATTATTTGCCGGCAATTATTATTTTACCGCATTTCTTTGGTTTATTAGGGATTCAGATGAGTCAGACTGTCGCCGATATCTGCGCCGCTTTAACTAACTTACCATTTTTACTCGTCTTTCTCAAAGGTTTGCCAGATGCCAATGAACATGTAGCTATAGATGATGAATATGCTTAA